The following proteins come from a genomic window of Flavobacterium eburneipallidum:
- a CDS encoding TonB-dependent receptor family protein — translation MRQTTSCLFVYFLSILYCNSISGQVKKDTLELPELIVKSLPIQNSIQNSTTSVAIITKKEIQQTDGVILTPILNQVPGVYMQQGSLNTNKITIRGIGSRSQYSTTRIKAYFEEIPLTTAEGETTIEDIDLEAIGGIEIIKGPNSTGFGAGLGGAINLLASKTPFDNSFVKTSTTAGSFKLLKQTLTAGYSDQKTNIYTNYSALENEGYRSNSSYDRKSFNFFGKQQLSKNGILSFFAIGTRLKAYIPSSISEMNYNNAPQNAAPTWEAAKGFERYKKALLGLGYEHDFSKNWTLNTSIAYSTKDGYEARPFDILEDQSNTLTLRSKVNHNTNLFSIPTTFSIGTESLIENYDFSLYRNLYQSQLGQGSIQGDRFSEIEQKRTNSNVFIQMNMQLLKKLFLESGLAYNTTNYEQTDIFATAETDKKSYNFGSIWSPRIGVSYKLATGKNIFTSISKGFSTPTVAETLTPEGQINTDLKPETGINYELGFKGNFLSSKLYTELVFYNLQVENLLVARRISDDQYMGINAGKSSHRGIEFLVNYKWSPNEIIKIQPYCSGTINHFIFTDFIDRNNDYSRNKLPAVPNIQWNSGFNLSTNLGLNINANYSFFGKMPMDDANSKYTNRYQLLDTKVTYTFMILKKLKTEISSGIQNLLNEKYAASILPNAVGFGTTSPRYYYPGNPRNFYGGFQFTYLLF, via the coding sequence ATGCGACAAACAACCTCCTGTCTCTTCGTGTATTTTTTATCGATTTTGTATTGTAATTCAATTTCAGGACAAGTAAAAAAAGACACTCTTGAACTTCCAGAATTGATAGTCAAAAGTTTGCCTATTCAGAATTCTATACAAAATTCAACTACATCCGTTGCTATTATTACTAAAAAAGAAATTCAACAAACCGATGGCGTAATTCTCACCCCAATCCTGAACCAAGTTCCTGGAGTTTATATGCAACAAGGGAGTTTGAATACCAATAAAATCACCATTCGGGGCATAGGTTCTAGATCGCAATACAGCACCACTCGCATCAAAGCTTATTTTGAGGAAATTCCGCTGACGACTGCCGAAGGAGAAACCACTATAGAAGACATCGATTTAGAGGCTATTGGTGGTATTGAAATCATAAAAGGTCCTAATTCTACGGGCTTTGGAGCTGGACTTGGCGGAGCAATTAATTTATTGGCAAGCAAAACTCCTTTCGATAATTCTTTTGTAAAAACAAGCACTACCGCAGGAAGTTTTAAACTTCTAAAACAGACCCTAACTGCTGGATACAGTGACCAAAAAACGAATATTTACACTAATTATAGTGCATTAGAAAACGAAGGTTATCGGTCTAACAGCAGTTACGACCGTAAATCTTTTAATTTCTTCGGGAAACAACAACTTTCCAAGAACGGCATTCTTTCTTTTTTTGCCATCGGCACCCGACTCAAAGCTTATATTCCCAGTTCTATTAGCGAAATGAATTATAACAATGCGCCACAGAATGCAGCTCCAACTTGGGAAGCCGCAAAGGGTTTTGAACGATATAAAAAAGCATTGTTGGGACTCGGATACGAACATGACTTTTCCAAAAACTGGACATTAAACACCAGTATTGCCTACTCGACCAAAGACGGATATGAAGCCAGACCTTTTGATATTTTAGAAGACCAAAGCAACACTTTAACTCTTCGATCTAAAGTAAATCATAACACCAACCTTTTTTCAATTCCAACCACTTTTAGCATTGGAACTGAATCCTTAATCGAAAATTATGATTTTTCACTTTATAGAAATCTGTATCAATCACAACTCGGACAAGGAAGTATTCAAGGAGATCGTTTCAGCGAAATAGAACAAAAAAGAACAAATTCAAATGTTTTTATACAAATGAATATGCAACTTTTAAAGAAACTGTTTCTCGAATCGGGACTGGCTTACAATACTACTAATTATGAGCAAACGGATATTTTTGCAACTGCTGAAACCGATAAAAAGAGCTATAACTTCGGCTCGATTTGGTCTCCTCGTATAGGCGTTTCTTATAAATTAGCTACCGGAAAAAACATTTTCACTTCCATCAGCAAAGGATTTTCTACACCAACTGTTGCCGAAACATTGACACCCGAAGGGCAAATTAACACTGATCTGAAACCCGAAACAGGTATTAATTATGAACTAGGTTTCAAAGGGAATTTTTTGAGTTCAAAACTTTACACAGAACTAGTATTTTATAATTTACAAGTAGAAAATCTACTTGTAGCTCGCAGGATTTCCGACGATCAATATATGGGAATTAACGCTGGAAAAAGTTCCCATCGAGGTATTGAATTTTTAGTAAACTACAAATGGAGTCCAAATGAAATCATCAAAATTCAGCCTTATTGTTCTGGTACGATTAATCATTTCATATTTACTGATTTTATAGATAGAAACAACGATTATTCCAGAAACAAACTTCCAGCAGTACCTAATATCCAATGGAATTCAGGATTTAATTTAAGCACCAATTTGGGTTTAAACATCAATGCTAATTATAGTTTCTTTGGCAAGATGCCCATGGATGATGCCAATTCAAAATACACTAATCGCTACCAACTATTGGATACAAAAGTGACTTATACTTTTATGATACTCAAAAAATTAAAAACCGAAATTAGTTCAGGAATACAAAATCTCTTGAACGAAAAATACGCTGCCAGTATTTTGCCCAATGCAGTTGGTTTTGGCACAACTTCTCCACGTTATTACTATCCAGGAAATCCACGAAATTTTTATGGTGGGTTTCAGTTTACTTATTTGTTGTTTTGA
- a CDS encoding M14 family zinc carboxypeptidase, which translates to MKKITFYLLSVLLASTFLHSQTHNHESHNTKTEPNEIYKKIKIANPTPELMNKLGRLGLDLDCGSQFDQNGDLLIEVSTYEESKVKTITAYQVVVADMEGFYAKRAVKDLPQAKTNLRTLKASSKNKSKNNAKTTSIKSTTYGNITHRFENTEIDWTVPANFQLGASFGGCLTVDETLAQLDLMRSLYPNLITAKVNASPTDQRTIGGRPIYVVKISNSAISGTKPETLYTGMTHSREVSSLMNLTYYMWYLLENYATDPDVKNLVDHHDLYFIPIVNPDGLAYNQAQSPNGGGMQRKNRRETGACTTYLDGIDLNRNWGTYWGYDNEGSSPNGCDDTYRGTAGFSEAETSIIRDFFLLHNFKTSVNHHAYKNAALHGRAAFYRTNNLATNPGVPTGRENEYYQYSHDMTQFSRYAYGSSPNISYWNNGNCNDWMSEGSGKNTLCWTPENGAPTGEGGFWPTPTQITPIAKRAVRMNFIAAYYSGVYAKLHDLTKSDITSTSGTLNFGLERVGQTDGDFTLTVTPISSNILSVTNVAVQTGMTVLQQRNLDVNFTLSPTIANKEKIEFEVTLSNGSYIIYKTRIEKYYNPTSIFTSLANPTTLALAGWTASGTASWAITTTDGFGGTAGITTNTAASYANAITTANLTQTNAISLAGKQQVAIQFNAKWDLERSFDYVQLQGSPDGGTTWITMNGKYTKPGTTTSVTDYSTTLSTTSKTTADKGFQPDGQALYDGDKFDKWVLEEYYISATENAGLFNKASVKFRFILRTDSNNRNHGYNTTFKGFRFDNFKVLEIISSPPVAICKDATLSLNSSGSLTVLTTDVNNGSTDDIGITSISVSPNTFNCTHANTVQAVTLTVTDADGQTSTCTANVTINDVTPPVTPTLANVTAQCSVTPTAPTTTDTCAGTITGTTSTTFPITTQGTTIVTWSFNDGNGNTTTADQNIIIDNTTPQTALLNISAQCSATPNTPTITLFCNQTITGTTNTIFPITTQGTTVVTWTFDDGNGTIITQNQNVIIDDTIAPIANITSLPNVSGQNSVTVTAPPTATDNCKGTIVATTPNPLTYSTPGNFTIVWTYDDGNGNTSTQTQTVVVVDTLAPSVPTGLSASGTTTTTTNLTWTASTDNSTPISYDVYRGTTKLATVTTTNYTVTGLTANTVYSFTVAAKDGAGNTSTSSNTLNVNTLPPPLVYCNSQGTSTSRERIGKVVLGNINNTSTGSAGYENFTAIATNANRGTAYTITITPSWTSSRRNEGYAVWIDYNSDGDFADTGELVFSRAISTTTPISGTFTIPTTATIGATRMRVSMKYNGIPTACETFASGQVEDYTVNIVSSTARIASKTNNSISSTILVYPNPTTGILNIKETSSSATYTIYNLLGQSIIKGNLSNNIIDLSGITSGNYVLEILDNGNTTNKRIIKQ; encoded by the coding sequence ATGAAAAAAATCACTTTTTATTTGTTATCTGTGTTATTAGCAAGCACTTTTTTGCATTCACAAACACACAACCACGAATCTCATAATACAAAGACCGAACCTAATGAGATTTATAAAAAAATCAAAATAGCTAACCCTACACCAGAATTGATGAACAAACTGGGAAGACTTGGACTTGATTTAGATTGTGGTTCTCAATTTGACCAAAATGGTGATTTACTCATAGAGGTTTCTACATATGAAGAATCAAAAGTAAAAACAATAACAGCTTATCAAGTTGTTGTTGCAGATATGGAAGGATTTTATGCAAAACGAGCAGTGAAAGATTTACCTCAAGCCAAAACCAACTTGAGAACTTTGAAAGCATCAAGTAAAAATAAAAGTAAAAACAATGCCAAAACTACGAGTATAAAATCTACTACTTATGGCAACATAACGCATCGATTTGAAAATACTGAAATTGACTGGACGGTTCCAGCTAATTTTCAATTAGGAGCTTCTTTTGGAGGCTGTTTAACAGTTGATGAAACTTTAGCTCAACTTGATTTAATGAGAAGCTTATATCCTAATTTAATTACTGCAAAAGTAAACGCATCACCTACAGACCAACGAACAATAGGCGGAAGACCCATTTATGTAGTAAAAATTTCAAATTCGGCTATTAGCGGAACCAAACCTGAAACTTTATATACTGGAATGACACATTCTAGAGAAGTTTCTAGTTTAATGAACCTAACTTACTACATGTGGTATTTATTGGAAAACTATGCTACTGATCCAGATGTTAAAAATTTAGTAGATCATCATGATCTTTATTTTATTCCAATAGTAAACCCTGACGGTTTGGCTTACAATCAAGCACAATCACCAAATGGTGGAGGAATGCAGAGAAAAAACAGAAGAGAAACTGGAGCTTGTACTACTTATTTAGACGGTATTGACCTAAATAGAAACTGGGGAACCTACTGGGGATATGACAACGAAGGATCGTCTCCTAATGGATGTGACGATACCTACAGAGGAACTGCTGGATTCTCTGAAGCTGAAACTTCAATAATAAGAGATTTTTTCTTGTTACATAATTTCAAAACATCTGTAAACCATCACGCCTACAAAAATGCCGCCCTTCATGGTAGAGCTGCTTTTTATAGAACAAATAATCTAGCTACAAATCCAGGAGTACCCACAGGAAGAGAAAATGAATACTATCAATATTCTCACGACATGACACAATTTAGCAGATATGCTTACGGATCAAGTCCTAATATCAGCTACTGGAACAATGGAAATTGTAACGACTGGATGAGTGAAGGTTCTGGAAAAAACACTTTATGCTGGACACCTGAAAATGGAGCCCCAACAGGTGAAGGTGGTTTTTGGCCAACACCAACCCAAATAACACCAATAGCAAAAAGAGCAGTAAGAATGAATTTCATTGCTGCTTATTACAGCGGGGTATATGCAAAATTACACGATTTAACTAAATCAGATATTACAAGTACTAGTGGGACTTTAAACTTTGGACTTGAAAGAGTAGGACAAACGGATGGAGATTTCACTCTAACGGTTACTCCTATTTCTTCAAATATTCTATCCGTTACTAATGTTGCCGTTCAAACAGGAATGACAGTTTTACAACAAAGAAATCTAGATGTAAATTTCACCTTAAGTCCAACTATTGCGAATAAAGAGAAAATTGAATTTGAAGTTACGCTTTCAAACGGGTCTTACATCATTTATAAAACTCGAATAGAAAAATATTACAATCCAACAAGCATTTTTACCTCATTAGCTAACCCAACCACACTGGCTTTGGCTGGTTGGACTGCTTCAGGAACTGCTTCTTGGGCCATAACTACTACAGATGGTTTTGGAGGAACTGCTGGTATTACAACAAATACTGCTGCATCTTACGCCAACGCAATAACTACTGCAAATCTAACGCAAACAAATGCTATTTCATTAGCTGGAAAACAACAAGTTGCCATTCAATTTAACGCTAAATGGGATTTAGAAAGAAGTTTTGACTATGTGCAATTACAAGGATCACCAGATGGTGGAACCACTTGGATTACAATGAATGGAAAATACACAAAACCTGGTACAACAACTTCTGTAACCGATTACTCCACTACCCTTTCAACAACATCAAAAACAACAGCCGATAAAGGTTTCCAACCTGACGGACAAGCTTTGTATGACGGAGATAAATTTGACAAATGGGTATTAGAGGAATATTACATTAGTGCAACCGAAAATGCAGGATTATTCAATAAAGCAAGTGTAAAGTTCCGATTCATATTAAGAACCGATTCTAACAATAGAAATCACGGCTACAACACAACTTTCAAAGGGTTTCGATTTGACAATTTCAAAGTATTAGAAATCATATCTTCTCCTCCTGTAGCCATTTGCAAAGATGCTACGCTATCATTAAACAGTAGTGGTTCATTAACCGTATTGACAACTGATGTAAATAATGGTTCAACAGATGATATCGGAATTACAAGTATTTCAGTTTCTCCAAATACCTTCAACTGTACTCATGCCAACACAGTTCAAGCAGTAACCCTTACTGTTACTGATGCTGACGGACAAACCAGTACTTGTACTGCAAACGTAACAATCAATGATGTAACACCACCTGTTACTCCAACATTAGCCAATGTTACTGCGCAATGTTCCGTAACCCCTACTGCACCAACAACTACTGACACTTGTGCTGGTACAATCACAGGTACAACATCAACTACTTTCCCAATTACAACTCAAGGAACAACGATAGTGACTTGGTCTTTTAATGACGGGAACGGAAATACTACAACTGCCGATCAAAACATAATCATTGATAATACCACTCCTCAGACAGCACTTCTAAATATTAGCGCACAATGTTCAGCAACGCCAAATACACCAACAATAACCCTTTTTTGCAATCAAACAATCACAGGAACAACCAATACAATTTTCCCAATCACCACTCAAGGAACTACAGTTGTAACTTGGACTTTTGATGACGGAAATGGTACTATTATTACGCAAAATCAAAATGTAATTATAGATGACACCATTGCTCCAATAGCCAATATAACATCTTTACCAAATGTTTCAGGACAAAATTCGGTTACAGTAACCGCTCCTCCAACTGCAACAGATAATTGTAAAGGAACCATAGTTGCAACAACACCAAATCCTTTGACTTATTCAACGCCAGGGAATTTTACAATCGTTTGGACTTATGATGATGGAAACGGAAATACCTCAACTCAAACGCAAACAGTGGTAGTTGTAGATACTTTAGCCCCATCAGTACCAACAGGCTTATCAGCATCAGGAACAACAACTACAACTACCAATTTGACTTGGACAGCATCTACCGACAACAGTACTCCAATAAGTTATGATGTCTATAGAGGTACTACAAAATTAGCTACGGTAACAACAACAAATTATACGGTTACAGGATTGACCGCTAATACCGTTTATTCTTTTACAGTTGCAGCAAAAGATGGAGCTGGAAACACATCAACTTCTAGCAACACATTAAATGTAAACACTTTACCTCCTCCATTAGTGTATTGCAATTCACAAGGAACGAGTACATCAAGAGAAAGAATTGGTAAAGTAGTACTAGGAAACATTAATAACACCTCTACAGGTAGTGCTGGATATGAAAACTTTACGGCTATTGCAACAAATGCAAATAGGGGAACTGCATACACCATTACAATTACACCTTCTTGGACAAGTTCAAGACGAAATGAAGGATATGCGGTTTGGATTGATTATAACAGTGATGGTGATTTTGCTGACACTGGAGAACTTGTCTTTTCAAGAGCAATTTCAACAACAACTCCAATTTCAGGAACTTTTACTATTCCTACAACTGCAACAATTGGAGCAACAAGAATGAGAGTTTCAATGAAATACAATGGGATTCCTACTGCTTGCGAAACATTTGCATCTGGTCAGGTAGAAGATTATACTGTAAATATAGTTTCTAGCACTGCTAGAATTGCTTCAAAAACCAACAACTCCATTTCTTCTACAATACTAGTATATCCAAATCCTACAACTGGAATATTGAATATTAAAGAAACTTCATCCTCAGCTACATATACAATTTACAATTTACTTGGACAATCCATTATTAAAGGAAATTTATCCAATAATATAATTGATCTTTCTGGAATAACTTCTGGAAATTACGTTCTTGAAATTTTAGACAATGGCAATACTACTAATAAACGTATAATTAAACAATAA
- a CDS encoding M14 family zinc carboxypeptidase has translation MKKITLYLLPVLFFTTFLHSQSHNHESHKTKTEPNEIYKKIKIANPTPELMNKLGRLGLDLDCGSQIDTDGNLLIELSTREESKVKTVTAYQVVVTDMEAFYAKRAVKDLPQAKTNLRTLKASAKNKSKNNARTTSLKSTTYGNITHRFENTEIDWTVPANFQLGASFGGCLTVDETNAQLDLMRSLYPNLITAKVNASPTDQRTIEGRPIYVVKISNSAITGSKPETLYTGMTHSREVSSLMNLTYYMWYLLENYATDPDVKNLVDHHDLYFIPIVNPDGLAYNQTQSPNGGGMQRKNRRETGACTTYLDGIDLNRNWGTYWGYDDEGSSPDGCDDTYRGTAGFSEAETSIIRDFFLLHNFKTSVNHHAYKNAALHGRAAFYRTNNLATNPGVPTGRENEYYQYSHDMTQFSRYAYGSSPNISYWNNGNCNDWMSEGSGKNTLCWTPENGAPTGEGGFWPTPTQITPIAKRAVRMNFIAAYYSGVYAKLHDLTKSDITSTSGTLNFGLERVGQTDGDFTLTVTPISSNILSVTNVAVQTGMTVLQQRNLDVNFTLSPTIANKEKIEFEVTLSNGSYIIYKTRIEKYYNPTSIFTSLANPTTLALAGWTASGTASWAITTTDGFGGTAGITTNTAASYANAITTANLTQTNAISLAGKQQVAIQFNAKWDLERSFDYVQLQGSPDGGTTWITMNGKYTKPGTTTSVTDYSTTLSTTSKTTADKGFQPDGQALYDGDKFDKWVLEEYYISATENAGLFNKASVKFRFILRTDSNNRNHGYNTTFKGFRFDNFKVLEIISSPPVAICKDATLSLNSSGSLTVLTTDVNNGSTDDIGITSISVSPNTFNCTHANTVQAVTLTVTDADGQTSTCTANVTINDVTPPVTPTLANVTAQCSVTPTAPTTTDTCAGTITGTTSTTFPITTQGTTIVTWSFNDGNGNTTTADQNIIIDDTVAPVTPTLANITGQCSVTPTAPTTTDACAGTITGTTPTVFPITTPGTTVITWTFNDGNGQSITANQNVIIESTTWNGATWSNGTPTASKAAIIAGPYSVAANITACTLTVNNNAVVTIPSGFNVTLTGAITVSSGSFTLNNNANLIQTTNAVNTGNIIVKRQTSALKYLDYVLWSSPVASQQLQSFSAQTLASRFYTYNPVTNLYNVVPTPAATNFTPTTGYLIRMPNNHPTTATIWEGQFQGVPNNGSFGIGITPNRYYATGNPYPSTIDADDFIGANSVIEALYFWRKTNNAATSSYATYTTAGGVANGGGGSSIIPNGIIQVGQGFIYKATLSNLIFNNGMRIGNNANQFLRTKAIEKNRIWLNLSKNSEPVNQMMVAYMTGATAGIDATIDGRYFNDNPTALTSLVENEEFVIQGRAIPFDYTDIVPLAFKAETAGNFEITIDHVDGLFSGNQDIILKDNNTGAETDLKTSSYSFSATAGTDNTRFALKYQKTLGIVNPELNDNNVTIYKSKAAIHIKSDAENIESIQLFDTKGSLLIEKNNINAKEFSIDTAKIANQVLIVKVTASSKKVISKKIVN, from the coding sequence ATGAAAAAAATTACTCTTTATTTGTTACCTGTTTTATTTTTTACAACGTTTTTGCATTCGCAATCACACAATCATGAATCACATAAAACGAAAACAGAACCTAATGAGATTTACAAAAAAATTAAAATAGCTAACCCTACACCAGAATTAATGAACAAGTTGGGAAGACTTGGACTTGATTTAGATTGTGGTTCACAAATTGATACAGATGGTAATTTACTGATAGAGCTATCTACTCGTGAAGAATCAAAAGTAAAAACAGTAACAGCTTATCAAGTTGTTGTTACCGATATGGAAGCATTTTATGCAAAACGAGCAGTGAAAGATTTACCTCAAGCCAAAACCAACTTGAGAACTTTGAAAGCATCAGCTAAAAATAAAAGTAAAAATAATGCTAGAACCACAAGTTTAAAATCGACTACTTATGGCAACATAACCCATCGTTTTGAAAACACAGAAATTGACTGGACGGTTCCAGCTAACTTTCAATTAGGAGCTTCTTTTGGAGGCTGTTTAACGGTTGACGAAACCAATGCTCAACTAGATTTGATGAGAAGTTTGTACCCAAACTTAATCACTGCAAAAGTAAATGCATCACCAACAGACCAACGAACAATTGAAGGCAGACCTATTTATGTTGTTAAAATTTCAAATTCAGCTATTACAGGAAGCAAACCTGAAACCTTATATACTGGAATGACACATTCTAGAGAAGTTTCTAGTTTAATGAACCTAACTTACTACATGTGGTATCTACTAGAAAACTATGCAACTGATCCAGATGTTAAGAATTTAGTAGATCATCACGACCTCTATTTTATTCCAATCGTAAATCCTGACGGTTTGGCTTACAACCAAACACAATCACCAAATGGTGGAGGAATGCAAAGAAAAAACAGAAGAGAAACTGGAGCTTGTACTACTTATTTAGATGGTATTGACCTGAACAGAAACTGGGGAACGTATTGGGGTTATGACGATGAAGGATCTTCTCCTGATGGATGTGACGACACTTACAGAGGAACTGCTGGATTCTCTGAAGCTGAAACTTCAATAATAAGAGATTTTTTCTTATTACATAATTTCAAAACATCTGTAAACCATCACGCCTACAAAAATGCCGCCCTTCATGGTAGAGCTGCTTTTTATAGAACCAATAATCTAGCTACAAATCCAGGAGTACCCACAGGAAGAGAAAATGAATACTATCAATATTCTCACGACATGACCCAATTCAGCAGATATGCTTACGGATCAAGTCCTAATATCAGCTATTGGAACAATGGTAACTGTAATGATTGGATGAGTGAAGGTTCTGGAAAAAACACTTTATGCTGGACGCCTGAAAATGGAGCCCCAACAGGTGAAGGTGGTTTTTGGCCAACACCAACCCAAATAACACCAATAGCAAAAAGAGCAGTAAGAATGAATTTCATTGCTGCTTATTACAGCGGGGTATATGCAAAATTACACGATTTAACTAAATCAGATATTACAAGTACTAGTGGGACTTTAAACTTTGGACTTGAAAGAGTAGGACAAACGGATGGAGATTTCACTCTAACGGTTACTCCTATTTCTTCAAATATTCTATCCGTTACTAATGTTGCCGTTCAAACAGGAATGACAGTTTTACAACAAAGAAATCTAGATGTAAATTTTACTCTTAGCCCAACTATTGCGAATAAAGAGAAAATTGAATTTGAAGTTACGCTTTCAAACGGGTCTTACATCATTTATAAAACTCGAATAGAAAAATATTACAATCCAACAAGCATTTTTACCTCATTAGCTAACCCAACCACACTGGCTTTGGCTGGTTGGACTGCTTCAGGAACTGCTTCTTGGGCCATAACTACTACAGATGGTTTTGGAGGAACTGCTGGTATTACAACAAATACTGCTGCATCTTACGCCAACGCAATAACTACTGCAAATCTAACGCAAACAAATGCTATTTCATTAGCTGGAAAACAACAAGTTGCCATTCAATTTAACGCTAAATGGGATTTAGAAAGAAGTTTTGACTATGTGCAATTACAAGGATCACCAGATGGTGGAACCACTTGGATTACAATGAATGGAAAATACACAAAACCTGGTACAACAACTTCTGTAACCGATTACTCCACTACCCTTTCAACAACATCAAAAACAACAGCCGATAAAGGTTTCCAACCTGACGGACAAGCTTTGTATGACGGAGATAAATTTGACAAATGGGTATTAGAGGAATATTACATTAGTGCAACCGAAAATGCAGGATTATTCAATAAAGCAAGTGTAAAGTTCCGATTCATATTAAGAACCGATTCTAACAATAGAAATCACGGCTACAACACAACTTTCAAAGGGTTTCGATTTGACAATTTCAAAGTATTAGAAATCATATCTTCTCCTCCTGTAGCCATTTGCAAAGATGCTACGCTATCATTAAACAGTAGTGGTTCATTAACCGTATTGACAACTGATGTAAATAATGGTTCAACAGATGATATCGGAATTACAAGTATTTCAGTTTCTCCAAATACCTTCAACTGTACTCATGCCAACACAGTTCAAGCAGTAACCCTTACTGTTACTGATGCTGACGGACAAACCAGTACTTGTACTGCAAACGTAACAATCAATGATGTAACACCACCTGTTACTCCAACATTAGCCAATGTTACTGCGCAATGTTCCGTAACCCCTACTGCACCAACAACTACTGACACTTGTGCTGGTACAATCACAGGTACAACATCAACTACTTTCCCAATTACAACTCAAGGAACAACGATAGTGACTTGGTCTTTTAATGACGGAAACGGAAATACTACAACTGCCGATCAAAACATCATTATAGATGATACCGTTGCGCCAGTAACTCCAACATTGGCAAACATAACAGGACAGTGTTCGGTAACTCCAACAGCACCAACAACTACAGATGCCTGCGCAGGAACTATAACAGGAACTACTCCTACTGTATTCCCAATTACAACTCCAGGAACTACTGTTATCACTTGGACATTTAACGATGGAAATGGTCAGAGCATAACTGCCAATCAAAATGTAATTATCGAAAGTACCACTTGGAATGGAGCAACTTGGTCTAACGGAACGCCAACAGCTAGCAAAGCTGCAATTATTGCCGGACCTTATAGTGTTGCTGCTAATATTACCGCTTGCACGCTAACAGTAAACAACAATGCTGTAGTTACTATTCCGTCTGGATTTAATGTAACATTAACAGGTGCTATAACGGTAAGTTCAGGTAGCTTTACTTTGAACAATAATGCCAACTTAATTCAAACTACCAATGCTGTAAACACTGGAAACATCATTGTAAAAAGACAAACTAGTGCATTAAAATATTTGGATTATGTATTATGGTCTTCTCCTGTAGCGAGTCAACAACTGCAATCGTTCTCGGCTCAAACATTGGCCAGCCGTTTCTATACTTACAATCCAGTAACCAATCTTTACAATGTAGTTCCTACACCAGCTGCGACTAATTTTACGCCAACAACTGGGTATTTAATTCGTATGCCAAACAATCACCCAACTACAGCAACCATTTGGGAAGGTCAATTTCAAGGTGTGCCAAACAACGGAAGCTTTGGTATAGGGATTACTCCAAACAGGTATTACGCCACAGGAAACCCTTATCCATCTACTATTGATGCCGATGATTTTATAGGTGCCAACAGCGTTATAGAAGCATTATACTTTTGGAGAAAAACCAATAATGCAGCCACCAGTTCTTATGCCACATACACCACTGCTGGTGGAGTAGCCAATGGCGGAGGCGGTAGTAGCATCATCCCTAATGGTATCATCCAAGTAGGGCAAGGATTTATCTACAAAGCAACTTTGTCTAACCTCATTTTCAACAATGGCATGCGTATAGGCAATAATGCCAATCAGTTTTTAAGAACTAAAGCTATCGAAAAAAACAGAATTTGGCTGAACCTTTCTAAAAACAGCGAACCTGTTAACCAAATGATGGTTGCCTATATGACTGGAGCTACTGCTGGAATTGATGCTACAATAGACGGAAGATACTTTAACGATAATCCTACCGCATTGACCTCATTAGTCGAAAACGAAGAATTTGTAATCCAAGGTAGAGCCATTCCTTTTGACTATACAGATATTGTTCCTCTTGCATTCAAAGCAGAAACAGCTGGGAATTTTGAAATAACTATTGACCATGTAGATGGTTTGTTCTCTGGAAATCAAGACATCATCTTGAAAGACAATAACACAGGTGCTGAAACCGATTTGAAAACAAGCTCTTACTCATTCTCTGCCACTGCTGGAACAGACAATACTAGATTTGCTTTGAAATATCAAAAAACGCTAGGAATTGTTAATCCAGAATTGAATGACAATAATGTAACTATATACAAATCTAAAGCTGCAATTCACATCAAATCCGATGCTGAAAATATTGAAAGCATTCAACTATTTGATACCAAAGGAAGTTTGCTAATCGAAAAAAACAATATCAATGCCAAAGAATTTAGCATCGATACTGCCAAAATCGCTAATCAGGTTTTGATTGTAAAAGTAACAGCAAGCAGCAAAAAAGTAATCAGTAAGAAAATAGTGAATTAA